GGACGGCCGAAGCTCGGACTGCCGAGCCGCGCGGCTCATGGAGAAGACGACGGGGGCAGCCTGTGACACACCCCGTCGCAAGTGACAGCGCCACCTTGCGGAGATCGGGGCGGAAGTTCGTTCCACGCAGAGAGCTTAACGCGTCGTTACCCCGTCGTCATAAAAAACGTGCAGTGGAGCCACGGCGCGTTTCGTCCGGTAAACACCCGTTTATCGCGGGACGATCGCGGGCTAATCGGTGGATAGCTAAGCCCGATACCGCGGTTCGGACTCGTGTGAACGGGGAATACTGGGACGTCGGCGGGCCGAAGTCGATCGCAAGTCGAGCGGACGCTCCGAGCGCTGTGAATGCGAACGCCGGTCGGGAGGAGGCATCCGAACGCCGGCGGGGTGGAGACCAATGAGCCTGCGTGATCGCGAGGACGTTCGAAGGGCGGCCAACGTCGTCGGGCTCCTGCTCTTGATCGCCGCGGTGGTCCCCTTCGTCGTCTACGGGGCCCCGCAGGTCGTCGGAGCCGACCACGGCTTCGTCGTTCTCTCCGGCAGTATGGAACCGGCGATGTCGCCCGGCGACGCGATCATCGTCCGCGAGGCGTCCCCCGAGGAGATCGAAGAACGAGACATCATCACCTACCGGACCGACAGCGACACGCCGACGACGCACCGCGTGGTCGACGTGGTCGAGCAGGACGGGAGCGTCGCGTACGCGACAAAGGGTGACGCGAACGAGGACGCAGATCCCGGATCGATCGCGCACGAGCAGGTGATCGGCGAGGTGCTGTTCGTCATCCCGCTCTTGGGATACGTCGTCCAGTTCGTCAACACAACCGTCGGGTTCGCCGCCCTCGTCGTCCTCCCGCTGCTGTTGTTCACGCTCTCGGAACTCAGAGCGCTCCTGCGCTCGGTCGACGACGAGACCAACCCGAACGAAGCAGCGGCGGACGGCGGCCAGCGCGACGCGCCAACACCTGAGACCCCCGACTCGGAGAAACCAGTGGCTGAGGACGAACCCGAAAGCGGCGGGTCGATCACGCTGACGAGATCGAGTCTCCAGTTGCTCGGACTCGTCTTCGCGCTGTATCTCCCCTACAGCGCCTACGTCGCGTACACGACGAGAGCGGCGTGGTCGATCACGGTTGCGGTCGCGACCGGCATCGCACTGCTGTTCGTCGGTGGTCTGTACGCGGGAAGCGGCGGACAAGCGTCGACGAGCGATGAGCAACCGGCGACGAGCGATGAACAAGCGGCAGGGGATGGTTCGTACGATGGACTCGCCGACGGCGGGTCCGGAACCGACTCGTCGGTGTCTCCGAAACGCAGCGTCGAACCCGACGGCGGCGAGCGCGTGTCTCACACGGACGGTCGCGGCGACTCCGACGGCGACTCAGCGCGCGGAACCAGCGCTCCCGAAGCCTCCGCCGTCGAGGACGCCGGGAGACCGGGTTCGGGAGGGATCGACGATGGCTGACTCAGGACCCGAACGCTCGAATCGGCTCGAGCTCTCCCGACGGGGGGTCCTGTACGGCGTCGCGGCCGCCGGTGCGGCGGCGACCTCCGGAAGCGGCGTCGCTGCGTTTCTCACCGACGAGGAGCGCGCCGGCGCGACGTTCACCGCCGGGACGTTGGATCTCGACGTGGAGGTGCAACAGCCGAAATCGTGGCGCGACGGAACGTACAGCGGCTCGATCGGCGTCCACGAGACGAAACACGCGGAGTTCGAGCTGTCGATCGATTCTAATCCCGCGTTCGTCTGGCTGCTCAGTCCGTGTCCAACGTGCGAGCCCGTCGAACAGCGCCTCGACGTGCGCTTGGAACTGACTCGGTCCGGGCGGGAGCCGTTCACGCTCTTCGACGGGACGCTCAGGGCGTTCCGCGAGAACTTCAGCGGCGGCGAGTTGCTCTCGACGGACGCGCTCGCAACCGACGAGACGTGGACGCTCTCGCTTTCGTGGACGTTGTTCGCTCCCGTCGACGACGACGTCGAGTTCGATTTCAGCTTCCGAGCGGTGCAGGCGCGACACCTCGAAACGCCGCAGGAGTACGATTTCGACCGGCCGGCCTGCGAGGACTGCCCAGACGACCCGCCGGTCGAGTGCGGCAAAGACATCAGCTTCGTGGCGTTTTGCAGCGATCAAGAGATCGACGAGGCCGATGTCGCCTTCTCGAGGAAGGAGTGCGGCGACACCGGCCGAACGGCGACGCTCGAAGTCACCGACATCCCCGACCACGTCGACGAGGTGCTCCTGAAGTACGCGACGAATCTGGACGTCTTCGAGTACGACGGTGAGCCGACGCTGTTCAGCGTCACCACCGGCGGACACAGCGACGATCTCTCGTTCGTCGCCACGTACGAACAACAGGGCAACGAATACCCCGAAAGCGGCGACCCGCCGCGACGCAACAGCGACCCGTGTCCCGGAAAGTACTGGCTCAAATCCGAGGCCGATGGAGGGATCGAAACGGGTGACCCGGGGCAGAGCGACGGTCCGCCCGGGCAAAGCGACGATGGTCCGCCGGGCCAAGGCGAGGACGATCCGCCCGGGCAGAACAGCCTCAGCGGGTTGGATCACGAACCGTCCGGTGAGCCGGAGGTGAGCCGATGACACGACCTCGCTGGCTTCCGATCGACCGCTCGCAGGCGATCGCAGCGGTGCTGGCACTCGCGCTCGTCGCGTCCGCCTCCGGAGCGGCGACCACCGCGCTGTTGTCCGACCGAGAGGACGTGAGCGTCGAGTTGGCGGTCGAGCGGTCGCCGGTCTCGTCGTTCCACGTCGAGCCGATCCGTGTATGTGAGCCCACGACTGCGGAGAACGGGGTCGATCCACAACTGATAGAGCAGTTCGAAGTCGAGGGCGACGGCTGCGCGAACATCTCGATCTGGGTCTCGCAATCGTGGGTCGAACAGTCCGCCGGCGACGTCGACAACGTCGTGATCGGCCACGACGGCGGATCGGGGTGGACGTTCTTCGAGACGACGGTCGCCGCCGAGCGAGACGGCTGGTACAAACTCCGAGCGACGACCGACGGGTTCAGCCCGTTCGGCCTGTTCGTCGCCAACGAGTCGGTCGCGGGGACCGAAGCCGGATCGGCCGTGATCAACGAGTCCGATGCGACCAACGAGTCCGAGTTCAACGGAACCGATGCGACCAACGAATCCGCAGTCACCGACGGCGGCCTCAACGAGAGTACGGACGGAAACGGAACGGCGACGGCGAACGAGTCGACAGAAAACAACGCCACGGCGCAGAACGGCACCGAAAGCCCGCCGGATACTGCGAATGGTACACAGAACGGCTCCGCTTGGAAGACAGGAGACAATACGTCGTCACCGGCTAACACCAGCCAGTCATCGACGAGCGATGACGAATCGACCACCGAGGGGGGAGCGAGCCCCAACGGCAGCGCGACGAACGACGAGGCGACCGACCAGACACCCGATGCAACCGATGGCGAAAACGAGTCGACAACCACCAGTACCCCCGACGGTGAATCGGAATCGAAACCGACTGACGATGGCGACGACGCGGAGAACTCGTCATCGGAGTCAGAAACGGACAGTGAAACGCCAACGACCGCCCAACCGACCGAAGCGGAGAGCGAATCAACGGAACGCACGCCCACGGAGGACGAATCGACGGAGAACGAGTCGACGCCGACCGACGAATCGGCGTCGCTCTCACGCGTGGTGATGAGCCGATGAGCGCCGCCGACCTCCCGGTCTCGATTACGGGGACGCAAATGCTCGTCGTCGCCGTCGCAGCGCTGGCGGTCGTCGGCGCGGGGCCGGGGCTCATCTCCGATGCGCTATCGGGCGGGCCAGACCAACTTGCACCGCCCGGTGTGAGCGACTCGCGCGGGCCGACCGCCGAGATCGGTGTGACCACAGCCGACCCGCCGAACGTCAGAAACGACGAGGGGACAGCCGGCGTCGTTGCCGGAACGGTCGGCGGTTCGTTGATGCTCGACCAACCGGCCGATCGCGTCGATCTCGTGGTCCGGAGCCGGCTTCCGAACGGTAGCTGGACAGTCCAGCACCGGACCTCGATCGAACCTGTCGACGCACGGGAAATCGCACTCGACGAGGCGCTCGGTCCGCGATTCACCTACCTCGACGGAGACCAATCGAACGGCTTCGACGTCGACACGCCCGGTTCGAGCGTGCGGCGAACCGGGGCGATCTCCGTCACCGCTCGGCTGTTCGTCGACGGCGAGGAAATCGAATCCGTGACCGACACGGACGAGTACGGTTTCTTTGTCGACCGCCCCGCGGCGACGACGACCGATACGACGGCCGACGAAAGGGAGTCGTCCGGATCGGAGGACGAGGGCGACGAATCCCGGAGTTCGCAGTCGTCGACGTCGGAGACGGACGTGCGGTCTGCGGGTGACGGGCCAGCGAAATCAGACGGTACCGTCGGCGGCAGTGGAGACAGTGGCGACGGCGGAGACGGAGACGAATCACCCGACGTCGGCGACGCCGGTGATTCCGTTAGAGACGACGACGCCGGAGACGACAGCAGCGAGGACGAAGCGGACCGTCGGACGCTGCTGTTCGGGACCGACAACGCGCTTCCCGGGAGCACGGGAGAAGACACCGTGACCGTCTCGAACCCCGCGGACGAAGCGGTGACGGCGACCGTCGCGGTCGGCGCGCCGATTGACGAGGAGAACGGGCTGACAGAGCCCGAATCCGAGGTTGACGAGACGCCTGAGGTCGGCGAACTCTCCGAGTACCTCGACGTGAAGATCTGGGTCGAAACCGAAGACGGGCGGCAGCGAAACGTCGTCGGCGGCGACGGAAACGTCATCGGCGGCAACGGGTACGTCCCGCTCGCCGACGCGGCCGAGTCCTCGAAGTCGTTGGATCTCGATCCGGACGAATCAGTCACGGTCGTCGTCGAGTGGCGGATCGCCGGTGACGTCGGCAACGAGATCCAATCTGACAGCACGACGCTGTCTGTACACTGCTCGTTCGAGTCGACGACGACCCTCTCCTCGCCGATCCCGCTTTTATAGACCCGTTCGACCCCCGTTGCTACCACTCTGAGAGCTGATTCAGCACCGAGATAATCCGCAGAATCGAGCCCGCATCACCGGGGTCGTAGATCAGTTCGTCCGTCGAGCGGACGTGTTCGAGGACGGATTCGGAGGCGTGTTCCGGTGCCGCCGCGAGCCCCGCGTCAGACGCTTCGGCCCACTCCATAATCCGGAGGTCCGATTTGCTGTCGCCCATCACGAGACAGAACGGATCGTCGATGTCTAAGACGTCGAGTGCGCTCTGTACGCCGGTCGGCTTATCGAGGTCGAGCGAGCCGATCTCCGCGGCGTCGGCGTGATAATAGGCGACGTCGATGCGGTCGAATCGGGATCGGATCTCTGTCGGGATTCGCTCGACGTCGCAGTCGGGCGTCGCATCCTGCTCTGCGAGCACGGCATCGATTTCCGGGTCGGCGGCGGCGTAGTACGCGCGTGCCCAGTCGATCGATCGACCGGAAGAGTCTGCCGGTGCGTCGCGCGCTTCGATGCCGACGTTCTCGACGCCCTCGACGGTTTCGACGACCGCCTGTCCGAGCAGGTCGATCAGATAGACGAGGCCCTCGTCGATGACCTCCTCGGCGGCGTCGCTGCCGACGTCGAAGTTCGGCTTCAGCGTCACGTTGAACTCGTTTCCTTGGAGGTGCAGCGAGCGTCGCAACTCCGCCGGGGCGGCGGTGAGCACGCGGGAGCGGACCAGCGAGAAGACCTCTTGAATCTCCTCGTCGAGCGTCTCATAGAGGAGTCGCTTCGTGTCGGATCCGTGACCCGGGGTGAACACCCCGGTCCCGGCCTCGTAGACGATGCTGAACGAACCCGAGTGGACCAACTCTGTCCCGAGTCCCTGAATCATAAATCCCTTCACGTTTTCGAGGGTCTGACCCGTGCAGATCACGATCGGGATCCCCGTTTCGTGCAGTTCCGTCAGGAGGTGCAGCGTCTCCCGCGGAATCTCGTTGTCGGTTCGACCCGCAGAACGGAGCGTCTCGTCGACGTCGAGGACGAGCGCGTTCACCGATCGCCCGTACTTCGAGTGGAGATCGAGCGCGGAGAACGTCTGCTCGCGCGTCGCGCGGGCGGCGATTTCGGCCATCGTCTCGCCCGCTGCGAACGACTGCGCGATCTCGCGCTTTCGGCCGTCGAGCTCGTCGCTCGCGTCCTGCCAATACTCGAGTGCGACGCGGGAGTCGACCGGCGGAAAGAGATCGACGAAGTTCTGCAGATCGCGGAGCGTGTCCGTCTCGTACTCCTCGTAGAGTCGATAGAGGAGATCGTACCGATCCATACCGAGTTCCCGTCCCCCGTCGGTAAAAACACACTCCTCGAACGCGACGCCGGATCTGAGGGAAACGCTCAAACCGTCGACTGACCAACGGACGGGTATGGCAGACTGGACCGACAGCATCGTCGGGGATCGAATGGCTGTCGACCGCGAGTTCAACGACCAAGTGGAACACTCCGAGTTCTCGAGTCAGGAGTGGGGGCTCATCATGACGGCGACCGAACTAGATATCGAACACGCCGACGACCCCGAGCACGCGCGGATTGTCGCCGAAACCGAGAAGCTGCCACAGATTATGCCGGAGCTGGATAACGTCCGCAAACAGATGGCGCAGATGGGCGGCGGCGATCAATCGAGCGGTGGCAGCGGCATCCTCGACTCGCTGAAGGGGGCGCTTGGTCTGGGGAACGGCACCGGACAGTCCGACCAAGAGCGCCTCGAAGCGGCCGAGCGACTGACGCAGGCGTACGCCGACGCGCTGCAGTCGCACTTGGAATCGAACGGCAAGTGGGAGCAGGTCCGGATCGCCTACCAAGAGTAACCGGCCGACGACTCGGCGGACCGACCGCGACGGCCGGCGATGTCCGTCTATCGGCCGCACCGAAGGGAACCCTTTCCTCCCGGGCCCTCGTTGCACGTTGTATGACCGAACACGCTGACGACAGCGGCGGCGAAGTCCGCGAATACGACGGAATCCGACTCGAACGCGTCCGCGAGTACGTCTGGGAGATTCCGCGCGACGGTGAGATGCGGGTCCCCGCGCGGGTGCTGGCGAGCGAGGCGCTGCTCGACCAGATCGGCGGCGACAAAACGCTCCAGCAACTCCGCAACGCGACGCATCTCCCGGGGATCGCCGAACACGCGATCTGTATGCCCGACGGCCACCAAGGCTACGGGTTCCCCGTCGGCGGCGTCGGCGCGACGGACGTCGAGACCGGCTGTATCTCACCGGGCGCGATCGGCTACGACATCAACTGCGGCGTCAGGATGATGCGGACGAACCTGACGTACGACGACCTCGTCGGTCACGAGGAGGAACTCGTCGACACGCTCTTCGCGAACATCCCTTCCGGACTCGGCGGCGGTGGCATCGTCGAAGCCGATCGCGACACGCTCGAAGCGATTCTGGATCGCGGCGTCGACTGGGCGCTCGAACACGGCTACGCCGTCGAGGACGACCTCGCTCACTGCGAAGACGAGGGGATGCGCCCGGACGCCGATCCGAATGCCGTATCACAGAAGGCCAAAGACCGGGGGAAGAACCAGATCGGGAGCCTCGGCTCGGGGAATCACTTCCTCGAAGTCCAGCGGGTCACCGACATCTACCGTCCGGAAGTGGCCGCGGAGTTCGGACTCGAAGAAGAGCAGATCGTCGTCCTCATCCACTGCGGCTCCCGCGGACTCGGCCACCAGATCTGTTCGGACTACCTGCGAGAGATCGAGAAGCGCCACGGCGACCTCCTCGCGGAGCTCCCGGACCGGGAGTTGGCGGCCGCGCCCGCCGGCTCGGAGTTGGCGGAGGAGTACTACGGCGCGATGTGCGCGGCGATCAACTTCGCGTGGGTGAACCGCCAGCTGATCATGCACCGGACTCGGCGCGTCTTCCAGCGCGTCTTCGGCAGAGACTGGGAGGAAATGGAGATGGAACTCCTCTACGACGTCGCGCACAACATCGGCAAAAAAGAGATTCACGAGGTCGGCGTCGACGAGGACGGCCGTCCCGCCAGTCCCGACGAAGCGGTCGAGCGGGCAGAGCGGGAGCTCTACGTCCACCGAAAGGGGGCGACCCGCGCGTTCCCCGCGGGTCGACCGGAGCTTCCCGCGGCGTACCGCGACGTGGGCCAGCCCGTCATCATCCCCGGGAGTATGGGTGCGGGCTCGTACGTCCTCCGCGGCGGCGAACACTCTCTCGACGTCTCCTTCGGCTCGACGGCCCACGGCGCGGGCCGGACGATGAGTCGGACGCGGGCAAAGAAGGAGTACTGGGGCGAGACAGTGCGAGAAGAGCTCCGCGATCAACAGAAGATCTACGTGAAGGCGCAGTCGGGCGCGACGGTCGCCGAGGAGGCACCCGGCGTCTACAAGGACATCGACGAGGTGGTTCGCGTCTCCGACGAGTTGGGCATCGGCGACAAGGTCGCACGGACGTTCCCGGTCTGCAACATCAAGGGGTAGGCGTCGCTACCGACGCCGAGGGGAGACGCCACTACCGACTCCAAGGGAGAATTTCCGTGGTTTCGGGGGCAAACAGGCGGCGCATCGACTCGGACCGCGACGGCGCGCCGCGCACCCGCCGTGACCGTCGCGGTCGACGTTCAACTCACGGGGGCGTTGGCCTCGCCTTCCGATAAAAAGGCTCGTGCGGAAGGGCCGTCGGTCGCCCCGGCCGCGTTACTCCAGTTCCTCGATGAGTTCGACGTGATAGCCCTCGGGGTCGGTGATGAAAGCGAGACGAACTTCGTCGCCGATGACTTGCGGCTCCATCACGACGGTACTGCCCCACTCCGCCTGCGCTTTTTCGACTGTCGCCGCGGCGTCGTCGACGGCGATAGCGACGTGATCGATCCCCTCGGGATCCACCGGTTCGTCGACCACGAGGAACTGAATCTCCGCGCCCCCGTCGCTGCCGACGAACACCATCCGTTGCCCGTCCAATTCGGCCTCCCTCGTCCGTTCGAGGTCGAGAAGCGATTCGTAGAAGTCGAGCGTCGCGTCGATATCGCTGACGTTCAGCGCCGCGTGAAGTACGTCCATCGAACGTAGTTGCACGGCATCAACCGATAAAGGTACGGCACGTCTCCGATCAGCTGTCGGGCTGACTCCTCGATCGGCTCTTCTTCTCCTCGGTCGAATCTTATTCTCCCCGATTGATCCTTCGTCAGTCGTACAGTCGGGCACGATTCAACCGTGTGTGCACACGAGGAGCCGATCCGACTCGCGGGTCACGCAGAGTCGGTCGGCGTCGGAAAGGTCGAACGAATGCGACCGCTGCTCAGTGAGGAGAATCCGTCCGAACGGATCACCACAAGCGGGACAGGAGACGTCGTCTCGGTTCGCGTAGAGCGTGACTTCGCCGTCCGAGCGGAGCAGTTTCATCCGATGCCGGACCGCGTGCTGGTCGAATCTCTCTCCCATCGGAAGAACGGTGCGTCGCCGCCCGGCAAAACCGTTGTCGTCGGAGGAATTGGAGCGGTCAGAGGCGTCCGAGTCGTCGGAGGCGCTGTTCAGGCTCAGTCCATCTGCGAGAGCCGCTCTTCGGTCCTGACCAGCGCCGTCTCATCGTCCTCGGTCAGATAGGCGACGAGATCTCGCGACGCCCGCACGAGCCGATCGGACTCCGCGACCGGCACGTCTCCCTGAATCGCCTCGATACGTCGAAGGTGCGTTTCGAGCGTCTCACGGACGCGGCCCGCGGCCGCGTCCGGGTGGTCGTCGAGCCACGCGCCGAGGTCGCTACAGAAGGTCGAAAGGACCTCGGCGTACGCCAGCCCGCGGGCGGCGGTCATCGAGTCGGGAACCGACGACGGGTCCGTCCGCTCGCCGTCGTCGGCACCGCGGAGCAGTTCGAGGACGTACAGACGCGCGTCATCGGTGGGATCGCGGGCGCGAACCAAGACGTCGACGGCGTGCAGTAGCTCCGCGGCCGCGAGCACCGTGTCGTCGACGGGCCGCAGGGCACCGCCGCGGACGAACCCCCGCTGTCGGACGTAGTCTCGCAGCGTCGCCTTCAGTTCCTCGGCGACGTCTTCGAGATCGGTGTTGTCGTCGAGTTCGGCGCGGTGCGGAGACAGATCGAGCGTGACAGCGCTGTCGGTGTGGCGCTCGCGCTCACCGACGCCGACGCTCCGGAGGCTCCCGCAGTCGGGGCAGTTCACCGTCCCCGTCTCGAAGTACGACCACTCGCGCTCGCACTCTTTGCAGCGGCGGTGGCCACGAATTCGCATATCTGATTCTCGGGGCCGACTCGGAAAAGCGCGTCGCGAACGGCAGCGGTCGTCCGAGACACCGAACCGTCTCGCCGTGGCCGATATATTTATGTGTGGCAGTCGGCTACCTCCGGGTGACGCTTCGCTTTGGAGGGCCGAAGCGTCAGCGGGGACCAATTCAGGGCGGCAAGCATCCGCGTGTTTTCGCGCGGCTTGCTTCCTTTTCGATGCGCACTGTTGTAGAGAGCCACGTGAGTCGAGACTTCAGCGGCGAAACCGTGTCGAGGTGCAGTCGTCTCCGCATCGTCACGGGTAGGAAATATATCAACGCAGACATATTTGTACACTGACGACGGAGTGGTAAATTGGTAGATATATTCGCGTAGAGCCCTCCCACCGATACCGACGCTTTCCGTCAATAATGAACGCTCCACGTACTACAGCGGGTCGATATGTTTATTTTGGAGAACACTAATATACAAGTAGAATACTACAATGTACGACTTGACAGGATTTCAGCGCGACTTGCTGTACGTAATCGCCGGTCTCGAAGAACCCCACGGGCTCGCGATCAAAGAGGAACTCGAAGAATACTACGAAAAGGAGATCCACCACGGGCGGCTGTACCCGAACCTCGACACCCTCGTCGAAAAGGGGCTCGTCGACAAAGGTCAGCGCGACCGGCGGACGAACTACTACACGCTCACGCGACGCGGCCGACGCGAAATCGCGGCGCGAAAGGACTGGGAAGGCAACTACATCAACGTCTCCTTCGAGGGCATCGACGACTGAGACCACTCATCGAGGGCGCGAGGAGAGATCGCCGTCGAACTCGAAGCCGCCGGTCTCATCACGCGTCTCGGTTCCGCCGTCCGCCTCGGTGCCCGTGCGCTCTCTCGACGATTCATCGCTCCGTCCCGAGCGCTGCTGCTGTTCTCGTTGGCCCGCCGTCTCGCGGGTGTCTGACCCGGTTGCTGCCGGAGACGTGTCCGGATCAGACACCGGACGAACGGAGTCGTCCGACACGATGGCACCGGGATCGACCGCGTAAGGGACGAGCGACTCCCGCGCGATCAACACCGGCAGCACGTGCCGCGCAAAGTTGACAACCAGCACGAGGATGATCGGTCCCAGAAAGATCCCGTACCAGCCGAAGAGCAGTGGGCCCAGCGTGTAGGCGATCATGACCGCGCCGACGTGGAGGTTGCGCCCGGAGACGTACGGTCTGAGCACCAGATCCGGAATCGTGTCGACGAGAATGAACGAGACGGCGACGAACGCCGCGGTGAACCACAGCGTTGTCGGATCGACGAGATACGAGGTGACGCCGAGATAGATGGCGACGGGGACGTAGACGAGTTTCATCCCGACGACGGGAACGAGGCTCGCCACCCCGGCGAAGAGACCGACGAGCGCCGCCACGGGGATCGCCACGCCGGAGGGTGCAAACAGGTTCAATATCGAGTAGGCGATGACGCCGATCGTCCCGGTGAGCACCGCGTTGAGGATGTTCCCGAAGAAGATGTTCGTGAAGTCGCGATCGACCGCGCCGAGGAACGCCTCCATCACGCCTCTGTCGTCGGCG
This DNA window, taken from Halobellus sp. LT62, encodes the following:
- a CDS encoding DUF7385 family protein — its product is MGERFDQHAVRHRMKLLRSDGEVTLYANRDDVSCPACGDPFGRILLTEQRSHSFDLSDADRLCVTRESDRLLVCTHG
- a CDS encoding DUF7117 family protein gives rise to the protein MRIRGHRRCKECEREWSYFETGTVNCPDCGSLRSVGVGERERHTDSAVTLDLSPHRAELDDNTDLEDVAEELKATLRDYVRQRGFVRGGALRPVDDTVLAAAELLHAVDVLVRARDPTDDARLYVLELLRGADDGERTDPSSVPDSMTAARGLAYAEVLSTFCSDLGAWLDDHPDAAAGRVRETLETHLRRIEAIQGDVPVAESDRLVRASRDLVAYLTEDDETALVRTEERLSQMD
- a CDS encoding signal peptidase I, yielding MSLRDREDVRRAANVVGLLLLIAAVVPFVVYGAPQVVGADHGFVVLSGSMEPAMSPGDAIIVREASPEEIEERDIITYRTDSDTPTTHRVVDVVEQDGSVAYATKGDANEDADPGSIAHEQVIGEVLFVIPLLGYVVQFVNTTVGFAALVVLPLLLFTLSELRALLRSVDDETNPNEAAADGGQRDAPTPETPDSEKPVAEDEPESGGSITLTRSSLQLLGLVFALYLPYSAYVAYTTRAAWSITVAVATGIALLFVGGLYAGSGGQASTSDEQPATSDEQAAGDGSYDGLADGGSGTDSSVSPKRSVEPDGGERVSHTDGRGDSDGDSARGTSAPEASAVEDAGRPGSGGIDDG
- a CDS encoding VOC family protein → MDVLHAALNVSDIDATLDFYESLLDLERTREAELDGQRMVFVGSDGGAEIQFLVVDEPVDPEGIDHVAIAVDDAAATVEKAQAEWGSTVVMEPQVIGDEVRLAFITDPEGYHVELIEELE
- a CDS encoding RtcB family protein, which translates into the protein MTEHADDSGGEVREYDGIRLERVREYVWEIPRDGEMRVPARVLASEALLDQIGGDKTLQQLRNATHLPGIAEHAICMPDGHQGYGFPVGGVGATDVETGCISPGAIGYDINCGVRMMRTNLTYDDLVGHEEELVDTLFANIPSGLGGGGIVEADRDTLEAILDRGVDWALEHGYAVEDDLAHCEDEGMRPDADPNAVSQKAKDRGKNQIGSLGSGNHFLEVQRVTDIYRPEVAAEFGLEEEQIVVLIHCGSRGLGHQICSDYLREIEKRHGDLLAELPDRELAAAPAGSELAEEYYGAMCAAINFAWVNRQLIMHRTRRVFQRVFGRDWEEMEMELLYDVAHNIGKKEIHEVGVDEDGRPASPDEAVERAERELYVHRKGATRAFPAGRPELPAAYRDVGQPVIIPGSMGAGSYVLRGGEHSLDVSFGSTAHGAGRTMSRTRAKKEYWGETVREELRDQQKIYVKAQSGATVAEEAPGVYKDIDEVVRVSDELGIGDKVARTFPVCNIKG
- a CDS encoding PadR family transcriptional regulator yields the protein MYDLTGFQRDLLYVIAGLEEPHGLAIKEELEEYYEKEIHHGRLYPNLDTLVEKGLVDKGQRDRRTNYYTLTRRGRREIAARKDWEGNYINVSFEGIDD
- a CDS encoding HAD family hydrolase, producing MDRYDLLYRLYEEYETDTLRDLQNFVDLFPPVDSRVALEYWQDASDELDGRKREIAQSFAAGETMAEIAARATREQTFSALDLHSKYGRSVNALVLDVDETLRSAGRTDNEIPRETLHLLTELHETGIPIVICTGQTLENVKGFMIQGLGTELVHSGSFSIVYEAGTGVFTPGHGSDTKRLLYETLDEEIQEVFSLVRSRVLTAAPAELRRSLHLQGNEFNVTLKPNFDVGSDAAEEVIDEGLVYLIDLLGQAVVETVEGVENVGIEARDAPADSSGRSIDWARAYYAAADPEIDAVLAEQDATPDCDVERIPTEIRSRFDRIDVAYYHADAAEIGSLDLDKPTGVQSALDVLDIDDPFCLVMGDSKSDLRIMEWAEASDAGLAAAPEHASESVLEHVRSTDELIYDPGDAGSILRIISVLNQLSEW
- a CDS encoding AI-2E family transporter, with product MSVLGMGRSRLSWWAVGLALGAALSFVIYSFIGTFVFGLFIYYATRPIYRRIKTRIRPPSLAAAVALFLLALPVLALVTYTGAIAVSELIRLTNTGLFDLSRYPISSEQLARLTDIERLVNLELESITAERAQQMLSSLGSATDVLGFIGIGLVHLFAMIALAFYLLRDDRKLSRWARARVADDRGVMEAFLGAVDRDFTNIFFGNILNAVLTGTIGVIAYSILNLFAPSGVAIPVAALVGLFAGVASLVPVVGMKLVYVPVAIYLGVTSYLVDPTTLWFTAAFVAVSFILVDTIPDLVLRPYVSGRNLHVGAVMIAYTLGPLLFGWYGIFLGPIILVLVVNFARHVLPVLIARESLVPYAVDPGAIVSDDSVRPVSDPDTSPAATGSDTRETAGQREQQQRSGRSDESSRERTGTEADGGTETRDETGGFEFDGDLSSRPR
- a CDS encoding DUF5799 family protein, with the translated sequence MADWTDSIVGDRMAVDREFNDQVEHSEFSSQEWGLIMTATELDIEHADDPEHARIVAETEKLPQIMPELDNVRKQMAQMGGGDQSSGGSGILDSLKGALGLGNGTGQSDQERLEAAERLTQAYADALQSHLESNGKWEQVRIAYQE